The Planococcus versutus genome contains a region encoding:
- a CDS encoding thiamine pyrophosphate-dependent dehydrogenase E1 component subunit alpha produces the protein MATKHEEIGLTNDDVLKMYETMLMARRVDERMWLLNRAGKIPFVISCQGQEAAQVGAAFALDNTKDYIAPYYRDIGVVLHFGMTPKELMLSAFAKAEDPNSGGRQMPGHFGQKSNRIITGSSPVTTQLPHAVGVALAGKMKQKDFITFTTLGEGSSNQGDFHEGMNFAGVHKLPVIIMVENNKYAISVPVERQLACKNVSDRAIGYGMPGVTIDGNDPIEVYKHVKEAADRARRGEGPSLIETVSERMTAHSSDDDHRQYRSADELAAQKSTDPILTFGAYLKENNIMTDEIEKEINERIMLIVNEATDYAEEAPYAKPEDAMKYVYAEEGGDE, from the coding sequence ATGGCTACGAAACACGAAGAAATTGGTTTGACCAATGATGATGTTCTAAAAATGTATGAAACGATGTTAATGGCTCGACGTGTAGATGAGCGTATGTGGCTATTAAACCGTGCTGGAAAAATTCCTTTCGTAATTTCATGTCAAGGTCAAGAAGCAGCTCAAGTAGGAGCGGCTTTTGCACTGGACAATACGAAAGATTATATCGCACCTTATTACCGCGACATTGGTGTGGTTCTTCATTTTGGTATGACGCCAAAAGAGTTGATGCTTTCAGCTTTCGCTAAAGCAGAAGACCCAAACTCAGGTGGACGTCAAATGCCCGGTCATTTTGGTCAAAAAAGTAATCGCATCATCACAGGATCTTCACCTGTTACTACACAATTGCCTCACGCAGTAGGTGTTGCTCTTGCAGGTAAGATGAAGCAAAAAGATTTCATTACATTTACAACACTTGGTGAAGGTTCGTCTAACCAAGGCGATTTCCACGAAGGCATGAACTTTGCCGGTGTTCACAAATTACCAGTTATCATCATGGTTGAAAACAATAAATACGCAATTTCTGTACCAGTTGAACGCCAATTAGCTTGCAAAAACGTTTCAGATCGTGCAATTGGCTATGGGATGCCAGGTGTAACGATTGATGGCAATGATCCGATTGAAGTTTACAAACATGTAAAAGAAGCGGCTGACCGTGCTCGTCGTGGTGAAGGCCCAAGTTTAATCGAGACCGTTTCCGAACGAATGACAGCTCACTCTTCGGATGATGATCACCGTCAGTACCGTTCAGCAGACGAATTAGCAGCCCAAAAATCAACAGATCCGATTTTGACATTTGGTGCTTACCTAAAAGAAAATAATATTATGACAGATGAAATTGAAAAAGAAATCAATGAGCGCATCATGCTGATCGTCAATGAAGCGACTGATTATGCCGAAGAAGCTCCATACGCAAAACCAGAAGATGCAATGAAGTATGTCTATGCCGAAGAAGGAGGAGACGAATAA
- the lpdA gene encoding dihydrolipoyl dehydrogenase — protein MAQNYDVVILGGGTGGYVAAIRSAQLGLKTAIVEKAEMGGTCLHRGCIPSKALLRSAEVYSTTKNHAVDFGVQTGEVTLDFARVQQRKQSIVDQLHAGVQGLMKKGKIDVYEGIGRILGPSIFSPNAGTISVEMNNGEENEMLIPNNVIVATGSRPRTLPGLTIDGEFVMSSDEALKMESLPQSILIVGGGVIGIEWASMLNDFGVDVTVIEYADRIIPTEDKDVSKEMMKLLKKKGVKFVTSAKVMADTLETGENGVTIQAEINGKNESFSAEKMLVSVGRQANVENIGIENTDIIVEKGFIQVKKSFQTKESHIYAIGDVIGGLQLAHVASHEGITAIEHIKGNNPHAIDYDLVSRCVYSSPEAASVGITEEQAKEKGHDVKVGKFSFKAIGKALVYGESDGFVKIIADKKTNDILGVHMIGPHVTDMISEAGLAMVLDATPWEIAETIHPHPTLSEVMGEAALAVDGKAIHS, from the coding sequence ATGGCTCAAAATTATGATGTTGTTATTTTAGGTGGAGGAACAGGTGGTTACGTAGCTGCTATTCGCTCTGCGCAACTAGGGTTAAAAACAGCTATTGTTGAAAAAGCCGAAATGGGAGGCACTTGCTTACATAGAGGTTGTATTCCAAGTAAAGCATTACTTCGCAGCGCTGAAGTTTACTCCACAACTAAAAATCATGCAGTTGATTTTGGTGTTCAAACAGGCGAAGTAACTTTAGATTTTGCGCGCGTTCAACAGCGCAAACAAAGTATTGTTGATCAATTGCACGCAGGTGTGCAAGGATTGATGAAAAAAGGTAAAATTGATGTTTATGAAGGCATTGGCCGCATTCTCGGACCGTCGATTTTCTCGCCAAACGCAGGAACGATTTCTGTTGAAATGAATAACGGTGAAGAAAACGAAATGTTAATTCCGAATAACGTAATTGTTGCAACAGGATCACGTCCACGTACGTTGCCTGGATTAACAATTGATGGCGAATTTGTCATGAGTTCAGACGAGGCATTGAAAATGGAAAGTTTGCCACAATCTATTTTAATCGTTGGTGGTGGCGTTATCGGAATCGAATGGGCCTCAATGCTTAACGATTTTGGTGTTGATGTAACTGTTATTGAATACGCAGACCGGATCATTCCGACAGAAGATAAAGATGTTTCGAAAGAAATGATGAAACTGTTGAAGAAAAAAGGCGTTAAGTTTGTGACAAGTGCAAAAGTAATGGCTGACACCTTAGAAACCGGTGAAAACGGTGTAACAATTCAAGCAGAGATCAACGGCAAGAACGAAAGTTTTTCTGCTGAAAAAATGCTTGTATCTGTTGGCCGTCAAGCAAACGTTGAAAACATTGGTATTGAAAACACAGATATTATCGTTGAAAAGGGCTTTATTCAAGTGAAAAAGTCATTCCAAACAAAAGAATCCCATATTTATGCAATCGGAGATGTAATTGGTGGCCTTCAATTAGCGCATGTTGCTTCACACGAGGGCATCACAGCCATCGAACACATTAAAGGCAATAACCCACATGCCATCGATTATGATTTAGTGTCACGTTGTGTTTATTCTAGTCCGGAAGCAGCAAGTGTCGGGATTACAGAAGAACAAGCAAAAGAAAAAGGGCACGATGTGAAAGTCGGCAAGTTCTCGTTTAAAGCAATTGGTAAAGCATTGGTCTACGGCGAGTCTGATGGATTTGTAAAAATTATCGCAGACAAAAAAACAAATGATATTCTTGGTGTGCATATGATCGGTCCACATGTAACAGATATGATTTCTGAAGCAGGTCTGGCAATGGTACTCGACGCAACACCTTGGGAAATCGCTGAAACAATCCATCCGCATCCAACACTTTCAGAAGTAATGGGCGAAGCAGCATTAGCAGTAGATGGAAAAGCAATCCACAGTTAA
- the meaB gene encoding methylmalonyl Co-A mutase-associated GTPase MeaB has protein sequence MSLQKKSRRVMEGVREAHDGMTAVPRKKFKKPNGYILDIEEIAQGVQSGSRLYLGKAITLLESSNPEHKKDGQELLNQLLPHTGNSLRLGITGVPGAGKSTFIETFGEMLTSLGHRVAVLAIDPSSSLTGGSILGDKTRMEELARNPKAFIRPSPTAGTLGGVHKKTRETMLLCEAAGYDIILVETVGVGQSETLVRSMVDMFMLLVLTGAGDELQGMKKGILELADAIIVHKADGENARLAKKTVSEYKQMMHFLQPATESWKTRSVAASSIDNTGITEVWEMVQEFDETVKESGYWKKRRQEQTKEWFRSMITDELHSRFFDDGNRREVVGLLEKQVLSDKLTVAQAIVKLFE, from the coding sequence ATGAGCCTCCAAAAAAAATCACGACGCGTTATGGAAGGCGTTCGTGAAGCACATGACGGTATGACAGCTGTGCCACGGAAAAAGTTTAAGAAACCAAACGGCTACATCTTGGATATTGAAGAAATCGCTCAAGGAGTACAGAGCGGATCTCGACTTTATCTTGGAAAAGCGATTACATTGCTTGAAAGTTCAAATCCCGAACATAAAAAAGATGGTCAAGAACTACTTAATCAGTTGCTTCCACATACCGGAAACAGTTTACGATTAGGAATTACCGGTGTTCCGGGTGCAGGTAAAAGTACGTTTATTGAAACCTTTGGCGAAATGTTGACAAGTCTTGGTCACCGTGTGGCGGTATTGGCAATTGATCCGAGTTCTTCTTTAACAGGCGGTAGTATTCTAGGTGACAAAACCCGTATGGAAGAGCTAGCACGTAATCCAAAGGCTTTTATTAGACCTTCACCAACTGCCGGTACACTTGGTGGTGTTCATAAAAAAACACGTGAAACGATGTTGCTTTGTGAAGCAGCAGGCTACGATATAATTTTAGTAGAAACAGTAGGCGTCGGCCAAAGTGAGACGCTGGTGCGGAGCATGGTAGATATGTTTATGTTGCTTGTATTGACTGGTGCTGGAGACGAATTGCAAGGCATGAAAAAAGGTATTTTGGAATTGGCAGATGCTATTATTGTGCATAAAGCAGATGGTGAAAATGCTCGACTAGCAAAAAAGACAGTTTCTGAATACAAACAAATGATGCATTTTTTACAGCCTGCGACGGAAAGTTGGAAAACTCGCTCGGTTGCAGCGTCATCAATTGACAATACGGGCATCACTGAAGTTTGGGAAATGGTCCAAGAGTTTGATGAAACTGTGAAAGAAAGTGGCTATTGGAAAAAACGTCGACAAGAACAAACAAAAGAGTGGTTCCGTTCAATGATTACAGATGAACTGCATAGTCGCTTTTTTGACGATGGAAATCGTCGAGAGGTAGTTGGACTATTGGAGAAACAAGTGCTTAGTGATAAACTGACGGTAGCACAAGCAATCGTTAAGCTTTTTGAGTAA
- a CDS encoding BrxA/BrxB family bacilliredoxin, which translates to MSMDFNFLMNDITTQARQELIDGGYTQLQTAEDVSTAFSQKGTSLVMINSVCGCAGGIARPAALHSIHYDKRPDNLFTVFAGQDKEATAQARAIFGDDHLPSSPSFVFLKDGKMVDEIGRHEIEGHDPMSVITNIQAIFEQHCEEV; encoded by the coding sequence ATGAGCATGGATTTTAACTTCCTGATGAATGATATAACCACACAAGCTCGCCAAGAACTGATTGACGGCGGCTATACACAGCTCCAAACAGCTGAAGATGTAAGCACTGCTTTTTCACAAAAAGGCACAAGTCTTGTCATGATTAATTCTGTATGTGGATGTGCAGGCGGCATTGCCCGTCCAGCAGCTTTGCATTCGATTCACTACGACAAACGTCCAGATAACTTGTTTACAGTATTTGCTGGACAAGACAAAGAAGCAACAGCTCAAGCACGTGCTATTTTTGGTGATGATCATCTTCCTTCTTCTCCATCTTTTGTTTTCTTAAAAGACGGAAAAATGGTGGACGAAATTGGTCGTCACGAAATTGAAGGTCATGATCCAATGTCTGTAATTACAAATATTCAAGCAATATTTGAACAGCACTGCGAAGAAGTTTAA
- the scpA gene encoding methylmalonyl-CoA mutase — protein MTKPDFSKINLSDLTNVAQSVNETPPFMTNEGIDIKPVYTEKDIEFFEESMPGFAPNIRGPYPTMYVSRPWTVRQYAGFSTAEESNAFYRRNLAMGQKGLSVAFDLATHRGYDSDHERVVGDVGKAGVAIDSVEDMKILFNGIPLDQMSVSMTMNGAVVPIMAFFIVAAEEQGVSPDQLAGTIQNDILKEYMVRNTYIYPPAMSMQIIADIFKYTSNHMPKFNSISISGYHIQEAGATADLELAYTLADGLEYVRTGLAAGIDIDHFAPRLSFFWGIGMNYFMEIAKMRAGREIWAKMMKTFDPKNSKALALRTHSQTSGWSLTEQDPFNNVTRTLVEANAAAMGHTQSLHTNALDEAIALPTDFSARIARNTQLFLQEETMMTNVIDPWGGSYYVESLTKELVEKAWELIEEVEELGGMAKAIETGLPKMRIEEAAAKKQAQIDSNEETIIGVNRHRLDQEDPIDILNIDNTMVRKTQIERLNRMKAERDSEKVTKALKKLTQAAETGKDNILACAIEAARHRASLGEISDAIEKVSGRHKAVIRSVSGVYSSNFSNQQEMEIVKEMTEDFIENEGRRPRILIAKMGQDGHDRGAKVIATAFADLGFDVDIGPLFQTPAETAQQAVENDVHVIGVSSLAAGHMTLVPDLKAELEKIGRDDILIVVGGVIPAQDYEFLRKNGASAIFGPGTVIPVAAQKVISEIYVRLGYEEVID, from the coding sequence ATGACCAAGCCAGATTTTTCTAAAATAAACTTAAGTGATTTAACGAATGTTGCTCAATCAGTTAATGAAACACCTCCTTTTATGACTAACGAAGGCATTGATATTAAGCCTGTTTATACAGAGAAAGATATAGAATTTTTTGAAGAAAGCATGCCGGGATTTGCACCGAACATTCGTGGACCATACCCAACTATGTATGTATCACGTCCTTGGACTGTTCGTCAATATGCAGGGTTTTCAACTGCAGAAGAAAGTAATGCCTTTTATCGCCGCAACTTAGCAATGGGACAAAAAGGATTGTCTGTAGCTTTTGACTTAGCAACACACCGTGGCTATGATTCAGATCATGAACGCGTAGTTGGAGATGTAGGAAAAGCAGGCGTTGCCATTGATAGCGTGGAAGACATGAAGATTTTGTTTAATGGAATTCCATTAGATCAAATGTCTGTATCAATGACAATGAATGGAGCAGTTGTACCTATTATGGCGTTCTTTATCGTTGCCGCTGAAGAACAAGGGGTTTCTCCGGACCAATTAGCAGGTACGATTCAAAACGATATCTTAAAAGAATACATGGTTCGAAATACGTATATTTATCCACCAGCAATGTCGATGCAAATTATTGCTGATATCTTTAAATACACGTCCAATCATATGCCGAAATTCAACTCAATATCAATTTCTGGCTACCATATTCAAGAGGCAGGCGCAACAGCCGATTTAGAATTAGCTTATACTCTTGCTGATGGTCTTGAGTACGTTCGTACAGGTCTTGCGGCTGGAATCGATATTGATCATTTTGCACCGCGTTTGTCTTTCTTTTGGGGTATTGGAATGAATTATTTCATGGAAATTGCTAAAATGCGTGCAGGCCGCGAAATTTGGGCGAAAATGATGAAAACTTTTGATCCAAAAAATAGCAAAGCATTGGCGTTGCGAACGCATTCTCAAACTTCAGGTTGGAGTTTAACGGAACAAGATCCATTTAATAATGTCACACGTACTTTAGTTGAAGCGAATGCAGCAGCAATGGGACATACACAATCGCTTCATACCAATGCGCTTGATGAAGCAATTGCGTTACCAACCGATTTTTCGGCAAGAATAGCACGTAATACGCAATTATTTCTTCAAGAAGAAACAATGATGACCAATGTGATTGATCCATGGGGTGGCTCGTACTATGTCGAGTCATTAACAAAAGAATTAGTAGAAAAAGCATGGGAATTGATTGAAGAAGTGGAAGAACTCGGAGGAATGGCGAAAGCAATTGAAACTGGCTTGCCCAAAATGCGTATTGAAGAAGCAGCTGCGAAAAAACAAGCTCAGATTGATTCCAACGAAGAAACCATTATTGGAGTTAACCGTCATCGTCTAGATCAAGAAGATCCAATCGATATTTTAAATATTGATAATACGATGGTCCGCAAAACGCAAATTGAGCGACTAAATCGCATGAAAGCAGAGCGAGATAGCGAAAAAGTAACAAAAGCGCTAAAAAAATTAACGCAAGCAGCAGAAACAGGGAAAGACAATATACTGGCTTGTGCGATTGAAGCGGCACGGCACCGAGCATCACTTGGTGAAATTTCTGATGCCATTGAAAAAGTATCTGGAAGACATAAAGCAGTGATTCGTTCTGTGAGTGGTGTTTATAGTTCGAATTTCTCTAACCAACAAGAAATGGAAATCGTCAAAGAAATGACAGAAGATTTTATTGAAAATGAAGGGCGTCGTCCACGTATTTTAATTGCTAAAATGGGACAAGACGGACATGATCGTGGAGCAAAAGTTATTGCGACAGCATTTGCTGATTTAGGTTTTGACGTTGATATTGGTCCGTTATTCCAAACGCCTGCTGAAACAGCCCAGCAAGCAGTGGAAAATGATGTTCACGTGATAGGTGTTAGTTCTCTTGCTGCAGGACACATGACACTGGTTCCAGATTTAAAAGCAGAACTAGAAAAAATTGGACGTGATGACATTTTAATTGTTGTCGGGGGTGTTATTCCGGCACAAGATTACGAGTTTTTACGTAAAAATGGAGCGAGTGCTATTTTTGGTCCTGGAACGGTCATTCCTGTTGCCGCACAAAAAGTTATTAGTGAGATTTACGTGCGTCTTGGTTACGAGGAAGTGATAGACTGA
- a CDS encoding alpha-ketoacid dehydrogenase subunit beta, translating into MAIMSYIDAITLAMKEEMERDENVFVLGEDVGKKGGVFKATQGLYDQFGEDRVLDTPLAESAIAGVGIGAAMYGLRPIAEMQFADFIMPAVNQIISEASRIRYRSNNDWTCPIVFRAPFGGGVHGALYHSQSVEAIFANQPGLKIVIPSTPYDAKGLLKAAIRDEDPVMFFEHKRAYRLIKGEVPEEDYTIEIGKADVKREGEDITVITYGLAVHFALQAAERLAEDGISAHILDLRTIYPLDKDGIIEAAKKTGKVLLVTEDNKEGSIIGEVAAIIAENCLFELDAPIKRLAGPDIPAMAYAPTMEKFFMINPDKVEKAMRELAEF; encoded by the coding sequence ATGGCTATTATGTCTTATATTGATGCCATCACGCTTGCCATGAAAGAAGAAATGGAACGTGACGAAAACGTCTTTGTTCTCGGAGAAGACGTTGGTAAAAAAGGTGGCGTTTTTAAAGCCACACAAGGTCTTTACGATCAATTCGGAGAAGATCGTGTATTAGATACACCGCTTGCAGAATCGGCAATTGCCGGTGTTGGTATTGGAGCAGCAATGTATGGATTACGTCCAATCGCAGAAATGCAGTTTGCAGATTTTATCATGCCTGCAGTTAACCAAATTATTTCTGAAGCTTCTCGTATTCGTTACCGTTCAAATAACGATTGGACATGCCCAATTGTTTTCCGTGCACCATTTGGCGGAGGCGTCCACGGTGCCCTTTATCACTCACAGTCTGTAGAAGCGATTTTTGCGAACCAGCCTGGCTTGAAAATTGTTATTCCTTCTACTCCATACGATGCTAAAGGTCTTTTAAAAGCAGCAATTCGCGACGAAGATCCAGTGATGTTCTTTGAACACAAACGCGCGTATCGGTTGATCAAAGGCGAAGTACCAGAAGAAGATTATACAATCGAAATCGGTAAAGCAGACGTTAAACGTGAAGGTGAAGATATTACGGTCATCACTTACGGTTTAGCTGTTCACTTTGCACTTCAAGCTGCAGAACGTCTTGCAGAAGATGGAATTTCTGCTCATATTCTGGACTTGCGTACAATTTATCCATTGGATAAAGACGGCATTATTGAAGCTGCGAAGAAAACGGGGAAAGTGCTATTAGTCACAGAAGACAATAAAGAAGGAAGCATTATTGGGGAAGTAGCGGCTATTATTGCTGAAAACTGCCTATTCGAATTGGATGCTCCAATTAAACGTCTAGCAGGACCAGATATTCCAGCAATGGCTTATGCGCCAACCATGGAGAAATTCTTCATGATCAACCCAGACAAAGTAGAAAAAGCAATGAGAGAACTAGCAGAATTTTAA
- a CDS encoding dihydrolipoamide acetyltransferase family protein: MAIENIKMPQLGESVTEGTIEKWLVQPGDHVNKYDPLAEVNTDKVTAEVPSSFTGTIKELIASEGETLAVGEIVCTIETEGGSAEAPTEEKTATKEKAPEAQSAEPKASATPAKPSGAKGRYSPAVLRLAQYNDIDLTQVEGSGNEGRITRKDLMKLIDSGNIPKAGDAPVAQAAPAQQEQPAAQPSTPAAAPKATSAPIESAEGDIEIPVSGVRKAIAANMLKSKHEAPHAWMMIEVDVTNLVQYRDSIKGEFKKKEGFNITYFAFFVKAVSQALKEFPMMNSMWAGDKIIQKKDINISIAVASDSALFVPVIKNSDEKSVKGIGKEVNELALKARSGKLKSADMQGGTFTVNNTGSFGSVQSMGIINHPQAAIMQVESIVKRPVIMDNGMIAARDMVNLCLSLDHRVLDGLVCGQFLARVKEILENMSKENTSVY, translated from the coding sequence TTGGCTATTGAAAATATCAAAATGCCTCAACTGGGTGAAAGTGTAACAGAAGGAACCATTGAAAAATGGTTAGTTCAACCAGGTGATCATGTAAACAAATACGACCCGCTTGCCGAAGTCAATACAGATAAAGTAACAGCGGAAGTTCCGTCTTCTTTCACAGGAACCATTAAAGAATTAATTGCTTCTGAAGGTGAAACATTAGCAGTAGGTGAAATCGTCTGCACTATTGAAACAGAAGGTGGCAGCGCTGAGGCACCGACTGAAGAAAAAACAGCTACTAAAGAAAAAGCACCAGAAGCGCAATCAGCAGAACCAAAAGCTTCTGCAACTCCAGCTAAACCATCTGGAGCAAAAGGGCGCTATTCACCAGCTGTCTTACGGTTAGCTCAATATAACGACATTGATTTAACACAAGTTGAAGGCTCAGGTAACGAAGGGCGCATCACGCGTAAAGATTTGATGAAGTTAATTGACAGCGGTAATATTCCAAAAGCTGGAGATGCACCGGTAGCTCAAGCGGCTCCTGCGCAACAAGAACAACCTGCAGCTCAACCGTCAACACCTGCTGCTGCGCCAAAAGCGACTTCAGCTCCAATCGAAAGTGCCGAAGGCGATATCGAGATCCCAGTTTCCGGCGTGCGCAAAGCAATTGCTGCCAACATGCTGAAAAGTAAACACGAAGCACCGCATGCGTGGATGATGATTGAGGTAGATGTCACAAATTTGGTTCAATACCGTGATTCCATCAAAGGCGAATTCAAGAAAAAAGAAGGATTTAATATTACGTACTTCGCTTTCTTTGTTAAAGCTGTTTCACAAGCATTAAAAGAATTCCCAATGATGAACTCCATGTGGGCTGGCGATAAAATTATCCAGAAAAAAGATATTAATATTTCAATTGCCGTAGCGTCTGATAGTGCTTTGTTTGTGCCGGTTATTAAAAATTCTGATGAAAAATCAGTTAAAGGCATTGGCAAAGAAGTAAATGAGCTTGCACTTAAAGCACGTTCAGGTAAATTAAAGTCTGCGGATATGCAAGGTGGAACATTCACCGTGAATAATACTGGGTCATTCGGCTCTGTACAATCGATGGGAATCATTAATCATCCACAAGCTGCAATTATGCAAGTCGAATCAATCGTTAAACGTCCTGTTATTATGGACAACGGCATGATCGCTGCACGTGACATGGTTAATCTTTGCTTATCGTTAGATCACCGAGTGCTAGATGGTCTTGTTTGTGGACAATTTTTAGCTCGCGTGAAAGAAATTTTAGAAAACATGTCTAAAGAAAATACATCTGTGTATTAA
- a CDS encoding methylmalonyl-CoA mutase family protein, with protein sequence MTIESMKNINFPTHTYNDWQEAAEKAINGKPFEETLKTSTIEDITLEPLYTKAMLDKLDRYIPAQVAAIQRGKHQPSWLVSQEVTADSAEEYLALMKDDILRGNETVVYTGFSKFEWTDKQLIDLAEMIVQYPIYFKLTSDDQHILHVFDFVNPQQLSKVQGVIFSEDTVEAPENVRTQLVDTIPIHHAGGTAIHELGVALSILSERMADGDFTSVAKNTWIRFAVDTQFFQEIAKLRAFRVLWQVFSSAFGEETPTLPLFTETSVRSYSKLDPYVNLLRAGNSTFAAVLGGTDAHTVHPHDFLTKPDLSSRRIARNVQLVLKEETHVSHVVDPSAGSYFIETLTKQYVEAAWNYFLEIEKAGGYAEVIKSGWLTDDIQAKWIEREKNIATRKQSLIGTNIYANPQETVKDAKIGDSHMEYMTAKRLATPFENLRAESKKTSLKSAIVLVEPLKKSKAQVDFVSGFLAVGGIEPLISKHLATAEEINQFLTNEKIEYAVLCGSKETIASVVPGLKAKANIDLAGKYSKQELADWTQYGISDTLYSGKHMTAKLEKIFALGKESL encoded by the coding sequence GTGACAATCGAATCTATGAAAAACATCAATTTTCCGACGCATACATATAACGACTGGCAAGAAGCTGCTGAAAAAGCGATCAATGGTAAACCTTTTGAGGAAACGTTAAAAACATCCACAATCGAAGACATTACACTCGAACCGTTATACACAAAAGCAATGCTGGACAAATTAGATCGTTATATACCTGCTCAAGTAGCGGCTATTCAACGCGGCAAGCATCAGCCAAGCTGGCTTGTTTCTCAAGAAGTAACAGCAGATTCTGCTGAAGAATACTTGGCACTGATGAAAGATGATATTCTGCGTGGAAATGAAACCGTTGTCTATACGGGTTTCAGTAAATTTGAGTGGACAGACAAACAATTAATAGATCTAGCAGAAATGATTGTTCAATACCCAATTTATTTTAAATTAACGAGTGATGATCAACATATTTTACATGTTTTTGATTTTGTAAATCCACAGCAACTTTCAAAAGTACAAGGCGTTATTTTTTCAGAAGATACTGTGGAAGCGCCAGAAAATGTTCGTACACAATTGGTAGATACCATTCCAATCCATCATGCTGGTGGAACGGCGATACATGAACTTGGCGTTGCACTTAGTATTCTTTCAGAACGTATGGCAGACGGTGACTTTACAAGTGTTGCAAAAAATACGTGGATTCGCTTTGCGGTAGACACGCAATTTTTTCAAGAAATTGCGAAATTACGTGCATTTCGTGTATTGTGGCAAGTATTTAGTTCTGCATTTGGTGAAGAAACACCTACGCTGCCATTGTTTACGGAAACGTCCGTCCGTTCGTATTCCAAACTAGATCCTTACGTAAATTTATTGCGTGCAGGAAACTCGACATTTGCAGCAGTTCTTGGCGGTACAGATGCTCATACTGTCCATCCGCATGATTTTTTGACAAAACCAGATTTATCAAGTCGTCGAATTGCACGTAATGTGCAGCTGGTCTTAAAAGAAGAAACGCATGTCTCTCATGTAGTGGATCCTTCGGCAGGTTCGTATTTTATTGAAACCTTAACAAAGCAATATGTAGAAGCTGCTTGGAATTATTTCTTAGAAATCGAAAAAGCTGGTGGGTATGCGGAAGTCATTAAATCAGGTTGGCTAACAGATGATATTCAAGCAAAATGGATTGAAAGAGAAAAAAACATAGCAACTCGCAAACAATCATTAATTGGTACGAATATTTACGCGAATCCTCAAGAAACTGTTAAAGATGCAAAAATTGGCGATAGTCACATGGAATACATGACTGCGAAACGATTGGCAACTCCTTTTGAAAATCTTCGTGCAGAAAGCAAAAAAACTAGCTTAAAATCAGCCATCGTCCTTGTAGAACCGTTAAAAAAGAGTAAAGCACAAGTTGACTTTGTATCTGGTTTCTTAGCAGTTGGTGGCATTGAACCCTTAATAAGCAAACATTTAGCTACTGCAGAAGAAATTAATCAATTTCTTACAAATGAAAAAATTGAATATGCCGTTCTATGTGGATCTAAAGAAACGATTGCATCAGTAGTTCCTGGGCTAAAGGCTAAAGCGAATATCGATCTTGCTGGAAAGTATTCGAAACAAGAGTTAGCAGATTGGACGCAATATGGCATTAGCGATACGCTCTATTCTGGCAAACATATGACTGCGAAACTTGAGAAGATTTTCGCTTTAGGAAAGGAGTCGCTGTAA